The nucleotide window ATGAGGATAATATTGGAATCTGGAAGACCGAGACGTTTTAGGGTTCGGTACATTGCGAGTGTGTTGGCCATGTGCTGACAGTATTCATTAGTTTCGCATACTGTAGGTAGCTTGAGTTTAGAGTAGTAAGATATTTACGCGATAGTTGAACCAGTACCGAGAGCTGCAGACTAGCACGGCCCAGTTATTGGTATGCCCGTCTGTCGTGGTGTCATTTCCAAAAAGGTTGGATAGCTGCGGATCGTTTTGTTCATGGGAGAGAGCTGATATTAATGACGCAAGCAGGAGGGATGCAGAAGTGAGGATACCAGGTAAACGCATCTTGAATAGACAAAGGAAGAGTAGACAGTGAATATGAATTTGTGGTTTGACGAAATACGTGCGCGGCGGATCATAATGGCTGAGTGATGACCGGCATAACGCTGGAAGCACTTTCCCACGGTCACAGTAACCTCCAATTAGTAATTTCCTAATACCCCAAGTTACAGTCGTAATCTGCTGGTGATGGTATTACAAAACAATACTAGTTACGATAAGATAGAGAATTTTGTTTTCACCTTTCTCGACGTCTTTCGCATGTTCGTTTGCCCTATACGCAACTCTGAATCCCACATCTTTATTCAGTAGCTCCCATGTTCTATGTCATTGGTCTCGGTCTCTCTGATGAGAAGGATATTACGGTCAAGGGCCTCGAGGTGAGTCATCTTCGCTCTCAAAACCCTATACAAGCGATAATAAAGCTAATCCCAACCCAATAACTTGGACCCATGTAGGCCGTAAAAAATTCTGAACGAGTCTACCTCGAGTCATACACTTCCATCTTGATggttgagaaggaaaaacTTGAAGCGTTCTATGAGCGACCAGTCATCACTGCTACGAGGGAGATGGTTGAGCTCGAGGCAGATGATATTTTGAAAGATGCGGACAAGGTGGATATCTCATTCTTGGTCGTTGGTGATCCTCTCGGGTAGGTCCAAAATACATACATCAACAAGAtagaatgaagatgaggatcaAGATGGATGGCTGATATAATAACGCTTCTTACAGAGCTACTACCCACAGcgacctcctcctccgtgCTCAATCGCGCAACATCCCcacttccatcatccacaacgcctccatcctcaccgCCCTCGGTTCTACCGGTCTACAGATGTATTCCTTTGGCCAGACGCTTTCTTTACCATTCTACACTGAAACATGGAGGCCGGATAGCTGGTACCCCAGATTGGAAGAGAATTTGAGGTTGGGCGTACATACTTTGGTGTTGTTGGATATCAAGGTGAGGGAGCAGAGTGAGGAGAATATGGCGAGGTGCGtgatcttttttttttatatGCAAAGTTTGGTGGTGGGAACGAGCTGATGTGTGGTGCGGGGTGTTGTAGGGGCCGTTTGATTTATGAGCCTCCGAGGTTTATGAACCCAGCCCAGGCATTCAACCAAATGTTGCTCACCGAATCCATTCGCCATCCCGCTCCCAAACCCTcatcccaatcccaatcccaatctACTGACCAAACCCAAAAACCGTCCCaacttccctcctcttcccattctgattccgaagaagaa belongs to Cryptococcus neoformans var. grubii H99 chromosome 7, complete sequence and includes:
- a CDS encoding diphthine synthase — protein: MFYVIGLGLSDEKDITVKGLEAVKNSERVYLESYTSILMVEKEKLEAFYERPVITATREMVELEADDILKDADKVDISFLVVGDPLGATTHSDLLLRAQSRNIPTSIIHNASILTALGSTGLQMYSFGQTLSLPFYTETWRPDSWYPRLEENLRLGVHTLVLLDIKVREQSEENMARGRLIYEPPRFMNPAQAFNQMLLTESIRHPAPKPSSQSQSQSTDQTQKPSQLPSSSHSDSEEEDEETKRVDSDPSLMPPSQTLAISLSRVGTPSQRLISGTLSELAALDEEEFGGPLHSVVIVGKRLHPLELEYAGKFAVGGEQGDWWKVGKEIYGVERETFY